Proteins encoded together in one Streptomyces sp. NBC_01216 window:
- a CDS encoding uracil-DNA glycosylase, translated as MAARPLRELVEPGWAEALAPVAERVAAMGEFLRAEIAAGRTYLPAGQHVLRAFQQPFDEVRVLIVGQDPYPTPGMAIGHSFAVAPDVRQLPGSLENIYRELHTDLGLPRPSNGDLTPWTRQGVLLLNRALTTAPRKPGAHRGAGWEAVTEQAIRALAARGKPLVSVLWGRDARNARPLLGDLPAVESAHPSPMSADRGFFGSRPFSRTNELLVRQGAQPVDWRLP; from the coding sequence GTGGCAGCACGACCGTTGAGAGAACTTGTGGAGCCCGGCTGGGCCGAGGCGTTGGCGCCGGTGGCCGAACGCGTGGCGGCGATGGGCGAATTCCTGCGCGCGGAGATCGCGGCCGGCAGAACCTACCTCCCGGCCGGGCAGCACGTGCTGCGCGCCTTCCAGCAGCCGTTCGACGAGGTGCGGGTGCTGATCGTGGGCCAGGACCCCTACCCGACGCCGGGTATGGCCATCGGGCACAGCTTCGCCGTCGCTCCGGACGTGCGGCAGCTGCCGGGCAGTCTGGAGAACATCTACCGGGAGCTCCACACCGACCTGGGTCTCCCGCGTCCTTCGAACGGCGATCTGACCCCGTGGACCCGGCAGGGCGTCCTCCTGCTCAACCGTGCGCTCACCACGGCGCCGCGGAAGCCCGGGGCGCATCGGGGTGCCGGCTGGGAGGCCGTGACGGAGCAGGCCATCCGGGCGCTCGCCGCCCGGGGCAAGCCGCTCGTGTCCGTCCTCTGGGGGCGCGACGCCCGCAACGCGCGGCCGCTGCTCGGGGACCTGCCGGCCGTGGAGTCGGCGCACCCTTCCCCGATGTCGGCCGACCGGGGCTTCTTCGGCTCCCGCCCGTTCAGTCGCACCAACGAACTCCTGGTCCGGCAGGGTGCCCAGCCCGTCGACTGGCGTCTGCCGTAG
- a CDS encoding sirohydrochlorin chelatase, with protein sequence MSSPTGPASGLPVRMPRPRQTGRHRRPEPAAAPEGAPALVLAVPGEPSAAIRSLAEEVVSIARSELPGLEAVIGYLDGDDAEYPSLTTALVRTAAVRTERYELAVAAGREVSAPEGPAAVVVPLLAGPDSVLTRRIRQAVMDSGNLAELTDVLGPHPLLAEGLHVRLSEAGLARADRARLFTVATAADGIVLATVGGEEAVQAAGITGMLLAARLAVPVIAAALDQEGSITAVAEQLRGSGSEQLALAPYLIGPELADGLLDAAAKEAGCAAAEPLGAYPAIGKLVLSQYAAALGLASQQAQGAPTH encoded by the coding sequence ATGAGCTCCCCCACTGGGCCTGCTTCCGGCCTGCCTGTACGAATGCCGCGACCCCGCCAAACCGGACGGCACCGCCGCCCTGAACCCGCGGCGGCGCCCGAGGGCGCTCCCGCACTCGTCCTCGCCGTTCCCGGTGAGCCGTCCGCCGCCATACGCTCACTGGCCGAAGAGGTCGTGAGCATCGCCCGCTCCGAGCTGCCCGGCCTGGAGGCGGTGATCGGTTACCTCGACGGTGACGACGCCGAGTACCCCTCGCTGACGACCGCGCTCGTCAGGACCGCGGCCGTGCGCACCGAGCGCTACGAGCTGGCCGTGGCCGCCGGGCGCGAGGTCAGCGCCCCCGAGGGCCCGGCGGCGGTCGTGGTCCCGCTGCTGGCCGGCCCCGACAGCGTCCTGACACGCCGGATCCGCCAGGCCGTCATGGACAGCGGCAACCTCGCCGAGCTGACCGATGTACTGGGCCCGCACCCGCTGCTCGCCGAGGGCCTGCACGTCCGCCTCTCGGAGGCCGGTCTGGCCCGTGCCGACCGCGCTCGCCTGTTCACCGTCGCCACCGCCGCCGACGGCATCGTGCTGGCCACGGTCGGCGGCGAGGAGGCGGTCCAGGCCGCCGGCATCACCGGCATGCTGCTGGCCGCGCGGCTGGCCGTCCCCGTGATCGCCGCCGCGCTCGACCAGGAGGGTTCGATCACCGCGGTCGCCGAGCAGCTGCGCGGTTCCGGTTCGGAGCAGTTGGCGCTCGCGCCGTACCTGATCGGCCCCGAACTGGCCGACGGCCTGCTCGACGCCGCCGCGAAGGAGGCCGGCTGCGCCGCCGCCGAGCCGCTCGGCGCCTACCCGGCGATCGGCAAGCTGGTGCTCTCCCAGTACGCCGCCGCGCTCGGCCTCGCCTCGCAGCAGGCCCAGGGGGCGCCGACTCACTGA
- a CDS encoding Lrp/AsnC family transcriptional regulator translates to MAVDELDTRILRLLLERPRTSVREYARILGVARGTVQARVDRLERDGVIAGTGPFLSPAALGHPVLAFVHIEVTQGHLDEVGDALAAVPEIVEAFSITGGGDLLTRVVARDNGHLEDVIQHLIRLPGVVRTRTEMALRERVPYRLLPLVESVGRASARNARDRSGATP, encoded by the coding sequence ATGGCGGTGGACGAGCTCGACACCCGTATCCTGCGCCTCCTCCTCGAGCGGCCGCGCACCAGCGTGCGCGAGTACGCGCGGATCCTCGGAGTGGCCAGAGGCACCGTTCAGGCGCGCGTGGACCGGCTGGAGCGGGACGGGGTGATCGCCGGCACGGGACCGTTCCTGTCCCCGGCCGCGCTCGGCCACCCCGTCCTGGCTTTCGTCCACATCGAGGTCACCCAGGGACACCTGGACGAGGTGGGCGACGCGCTCGCGGCCGTACCGGAGATCGTCGAGGCGTTCTCGATCACCGGTGGCGGCGATCTTCTGACGCGTGTGGTGGCGCGGGACAACGGTCACCTGGAGGACGTGATCCAGCACCTGATCCGGTTGCCCGGCGTGGTGCGCACCCGGACGGAGATGGCGCTGCGCGAGCGGGTGCCGTACCGGCTGTTGCCGTTGGTCGAGTCGGTGGGCCGCGCGTCGGCTCGGAACGCCCGGGACCGCTCCGGGGCGACGCCCTGA
- a CDS encoding serine/threonine-protein kinase translates to MSRVIDGRFELVERLGGGGMGTVWRARDLALHREVALKEVRPPDPAMAEYEPEAARTLRERVLREARALARLDHPNVVTIHHIVDGGEGTYPWLVMELVTGGSLHDRLERGTMTPSEAARLGRDLLSALRAAHERGIEHRDVKPANVLLRPDGRPVLTDFGIAAVRESTNLTATGSVIGSPDYMAPERVRGGVGGAAGDLWSLGMLLYVAVEGRHPLRRATTLATLAAVLSEDVPPPRQAGPLGTVLAALLVRDPAARPRAEELDRALSAVAESVAPTGHGIRKDATATPADPRTGGVTGQADGRGAPGAPAPVATSFPLAPPVPGQAPGALSGPAVTPPPPPFPAGGTTPPPFAAGATTTAVPGGRRRTGARLGFVLAVLLAVALPVGYLNRDGWKDSGDTGARGPSAAASSPSSLAPAPDAPADTADDRTAKTDLLTAEGVKDAVAKLKPVMGGTKVTRFVVYPEYVIAEALVEGSTKRYDSFSYRGGDVAVREGSGGTVMTGTVPADLAEFDWDALPELLERAEKELGVENPTSRYLVVNPPSTVFKTGAGMSVYLSDDYGSGYLKADPKGKVIAGYPQER, encoded by the coding sequence GTGAGCAGAGTGATCGACGGCCGCTTCGAGCTGGTGGAACGGCTCGGCGGGGGCGGAATGGGCACCGTGTGGCGGGCTCGTGACCTGGCGCTGCACCGCGAGGTGGCCCTGAAGGAGGTCCGCCCGCCCGACCCGGCCATGGCGGAGTACGAGCCGGAGGCCGCCCGCACGCTCCGGGAACGGGTGCTGCGCGAGGCCAGGGCCCTGGCCCGGCTCGACCACCCGAACGTGGTGACGATCCACCACATCGTGGACGGCGGCGAGGGCACGTACCCCTGGCTGGTGATGGAGCTGGTGACCGGCGGCTCGCTGCACGACCGGCTGGAGCGCGGCACCATGACGCCGTCGGAGGCGGCGCGGCTGGGCCGGGACCTGCTGTCGGCGCTGCGGGCCGCGCACGAGCGGGGCATCGAGCACCGGGACGTGAAGCCCGCCAACGTGCTGCTGCGCCCCGACGGCCGCCCCGTGCTCACGGACTTCGGGATCGCCGCCGTCCGCGAGTCGACGAACCTCACGGCCACGGGCTCCGTCATCGGTTCGCCCGACTACATGGCGCCGGAGCGGGTCAGGGGCGGTGTGGGCGGGGCCGCCGGTGACCTGTGGTCCCTGGGCATGCTCCTGTACGTCGCCGTGGAGGGCCGGCATCCGCTGCGCCGGGCCACCACCCTGGCGACACTGGCGGCCGTACTCTCCGAAGACGTACCGCCGCCCCGACAGGCCGGACCGCTCGGCACCGTGCTGGCCGCGCTGCTGGTGCGTGACCCCGCCGCGCGCCCGCGGGCCGAGGAACTCGACCGCGCGCTGTCCGCCGTCGCGGAGTCCGTCGCGCCCACCGGACACGGCATCCGCAAGGACGCGACAGCCACGCCGGCGGACCCCAGGACCGGCGGCGTGACGGGCCAGGCGGACGGCCGGGGGGCTCCCGGCGCGCCCGCCCCGGTGGCCACGTCGTTCCCTCTGGCACCGCCCGTCCCCGGACAGGCTCCGGGCGCCCTGTCCGGGCCGGCCGTGACGCCGCCTCCCCCACCCTTCCCCGCGGGTGGGACCACCCCACCGCCCTTCGCGGCAGGCGCGACCACGACCGCCGTTCCGGGTGGCCGGCGCCGGACCGGCGCGCGCCTCGGCTTCGTCCTGGCCGTGCTGCTGGCGGTGGCGCTTCCGGTCGGATACCTCAACCGGGACGGGTGGAAGGACTCCGGGGACACCGGCGCACGCGGCCCGTCCGCCGCCGCCTCGTCCCCTTCCTCCCTCGCCCCGGCACCGGACGCGCCGGCGGACACGGCCGACGACAGGACGGCGAAGACGGATCTGCTCACCGCCGAGGGCGTCAAGGACGCCGTCGCGAAGCTGAAGCCGGTCATGGGAGGCACGAAGGTCACCCGTTTCGTCGTGTATCCCGAGTACGTGATCGCCGAGGCACTCGTGGAGGGCAGCACCAAGCGCTACGACTCCTTCAGCTACCGGGGCGGGGACGTCGCCGTGCGGGAGGGCTCCGGCGGCACGGTCATGACCGGCACGGTGCCGGCCGATCTGGCGGAGTTCGACTGGGACGCCCTGCCCGAACTGCTGGAGCGGGCGGAAAAGGAGCTGGGCGTCGAGAACCCCACCAGTCGCTACCTCGTCGTGAACCCGCCGTCGACCGTCTTCAAGACCGGCGCGGGGATGAGCGTCTACCTGTCCGACGACTACGGCTCCGGCTACCTGAAGGCGGACCCCAAGGGCAAGGTCATCGCCGGCTACCCGCAGGAGAGGTGA
- a CDS encoding lactonase family protein, which yields MGDADAREPARAFIGSFTSAGGRGILTADVDPRTGALAVTGATATLPDPSFLAVDGPALYAVSEAEEGAVAAFDISGAAPVPRGAPTPVRGSGPTHLAVAAGHVLTANYGSGSVTALPVNADGTLAAAAHVARHQGSGPVADRQGSPHAHQVLRDPADRWVTVVDLGTDSVRIYALDPGTGTLRAHGETALRPGTGPRHLAFHPAGTHAYVLNELEPTLTVCRWNADAGVLEPLDEIPVVPAGTTAPSHPSAVVVSPDGRFLWVAVRGDDSLAVLALDPAGAKPAPAGTVSCGGRWPRDLALDPTGRWLYAANERSGDVTWFGIDPDTGLPHRAGSVDAPAASCVVFG from the coding sequence ATGGGCGACGCGGACGCGCGGGAACCGGCACGGGCCTTCATCGGCTCGTTCACCTCGGCGGGCGGCCGGGGCATCCTCACCGCCGACGTGGACCCGCGGACGGGCGCCCTGGCGGTGACCGGCGCCACCGCGACGCTCCCCGACCCCTCCTTCCTGGCCGTCGACGGGCCCGCGCTCTACGCCGTCTCCGAGGCCGAGGAAGGCGCCGTGGCCGCCTTCGACATCTCCGGAGCCGCGCCGGTCCCGCGCGGCGCCCCCACACCCGTCCGCGGCTCCGGCCCCACCCACCTCGCCGTCGCGGCCGGGCACGTCCTGACCGCCAACTACGGCTCGGGCAGCGTCACCGCCCTGCCGGTCAACGCCGACGGCACCCTGGCCGCCGCCGCCCACGTGGCCCGCCACCAGGGCTCCGGTCCCGTCGCCGACCGCCAGGGCTCCCCCCACGCCCACCAGGTGCTCCGCGACCCCGCCGACCGCTGGGTCACCGTCGTGGACCTCGGCACCGACTCGGTGCGGATCTACGCCCTCGACCCGGGCACCGGCACCCTCCGGGCCCACGGCGAGACCGCGCTGCGCCCCGGCACCGGGCCGCGCCACCTCGCCTTCCATCCGGCCGGCACGCACGCGTACGTGCTCAACGAGCTGGAGCCGACCCTCACCGTCTGCCGCTGGAACGCCGACGCCGGTGTCCTCGAACCACTCGACGAGATCCCCGTCGTGCCCGCCGGGACGACCGCGCCCAGCCATCCGTCCGCGGTCGTCGTCTCCCCGGACGGCCGCTTCCTCTGGGTGGCCGTGCGCGGCGACGACAGCCTCGCGGTCCTCGCCCTCGACCCGGCCGGCGCGAAGCCCGCGCCGGCCGGCACCGTTTCCTGCGGTGGTCGCTGGCCCCGTGACCTGGCGCTCGACCCGACCGGACGGTGGCTCTACGCGGCGAACGAGCGCTCCGGCGACGTCACGTGGTTCGGCATCGACCCGGACACCGGCCTGCCGCACCGGGCCGGCTCCGTCGACGCGCCGGCGGCCTCCTGCGTGGTCTTCGGCTGA
- a CDS encoding HAD-IIA family hydrolase, translating into MNSPEAALIDIDGVLTVSWKPIPGAVRALEALRDRGVPYALVTNNTSRTRASIAARLTREGFPVAVRDVLTAPAATAAYLREHHPEARCLLLNTGDVREDLEGVRLVGEDDAPDVVVLGGAGAGFTYASLNLVFRRLRDGARLVAMHRNLYWRTADGLDLDTGAFLLGLESAARVEAIVTGKPAAAFFAAALTHLRVTADRTLMVGDDIVSDVLAAQGNGITGVLVRTGKYLPETHREADGTPDHVLDSFADVPGLFGRHG; encoded by the coding sequence ATGAACTCCCCCGAAGCCGCCCTGATCGACATCGACGGTGTCCTCACCGTCTCCTGGAAGCCGATCCCCGGTGCCGTACGGGCCCTGGAGGCCCTGCGGGACCGGGGCGTTCCCTACGCCCTGGTCACCAACAACACGTCACGGACGCGCGCCTCGATCGCCGCGCGGCTGACCCGGGAGGGCTTTCCCGTCGCCGTGCGCGACGTCCTCACCGCGCCCGCCGCCACCGCCGCGTACCTGAGGGAACACCATCCGGAGGCCCGCTGTCTCCTGCTGAACACAGGTGACGTGCGCGAGGACCTCGAAGGCGTGCGCCTCGTCGGAGAGGACGACGCGCCCGATGTCGTCGTCCTCGGCGGCGCGGGAGCCGGCTTCACGTACGCCTCCCTCAACCTGGTCTTCCGCAGGCTCCGGGACGGCGCGCGCCTCGTCGCCATGCACCGCAACCTGTACTGGCGCACGGCCGACGGGCTCGACCTCGACACCGGAGCCTTCCTCCTGGGACTCGAGAGCGCGGCCCGCGTCGAGGCGATCGTCACCGGCAAGCCGGCCGCCGCCTTCTTCGCCGCGGCTCTGACCCATCTGAGGGTCACCGCGGACCGGACGCTCATGGTGGGCGACGACATCGTCTCGGACGTACTCGCCGCCCAGGGCAACGGGATCACCGGCGTCCTCGTCAGGACCGGAAAGTACCTGCCCGAGACCCACCGGGAGGCGGACGGGACCCCGGACCACGTGCTGGACTCCTTCGCCGACGTCCCCGGTCTGTTCGGCCGCCACGGCTGA
- a CDS encoding N-acetylglucosamine kinase, with protein MTAAHPGELVVGVDSGGSGIRVALAEARAGRVLGTVRSREPVRTGPGGIEAAPLLRRLLSAVASLRDGTAPSPEHPAALAEGAVAAVAVGAAGMATLGAELRAELPGALERALGVRRLVLAADAVTAYAGALGQRSGAVVAGGTGMIALGTDLTTWRRADGWGHLLGDCGSGAWIGRAGLEAAMRAYDGRRGGSAALLSRAEARFGPAAGLPGALYPRTDRPAVLASFAPEVAACASEGDPVAGEVLARAARHIADAAEAVCPAGSTVDVALTGGLFGIGEALLAPLREDLAERRPGARVVPAAGDPLAGAVLLASAHAAGALRLPQERGLLHLIS; from the coding sequence GTGACCGCCGCGCACCCCGGCGAGCTGGTCGTCGGAGTCGACTCGGGCGGTTCCGGGATACGGGTCGCCTTGGCCGAGGCGCGCGCCGGACGGGTGCTGGGGACGGTGCGCTCCCGGGAGCCGGTGCGGACCGGACCCGGTGGCATCGAGGCGGCCCCGCTGCTACGTCGGCTGCTGTCCGCCGTCGCGAGCCTGCGTGACGGAACGGCCCCGTCCCCGGAGCACCCGGCCGCGCTCGCGGAGGGCGCCGTCGCGGCCGTGGCGGTCGGCGCCGCCGGGATGGCCACGCTCGGAGCCGAGCTGCGGGCCGAGCTGCCCGGGGCGCTGGAGCGCGCGCTCGGCGTCCGGAGGCTGGTGCTGGCCGCCGACGCGGTCACGGCGTACGCGGGGGCGCTCGGGCAGCGGTCCGGAGCGGTCGTGGCGGGCGGCACCGGCATGATCGCCCTCGGGACGGACCTGACCACCTGGCGCCGGGCCGACGGCTGGGGCCATCTGCTCGGCGACTGCGGCAGCGGTGCGTGGATCGGCCGGGCCGGTCTGGAGGCGGCGATGCGCGCGTACGACGGCCGCCGCGGCGGCTCGGCCGCGCTCCTCAGCCGCGCCGAGGCCCGGTTCGGCCCGGCCGCCGGTCTGCCCGGCGCGCTCTACCCTCGGACCGACCGGCCCGCCGTGCTGGCCTCCTTCGCCCCCGAAGTGGCGGCCTGCGCGTCCGAGGGCGACCCGGTCGCCGGCGAGGTGCTGGCCCGGGCGGCGAGGCACATCGCCGACGCCGCCGAAGCCGTCTGCCCGGCCGGGAGCACCGTCGACGTGGCGCTGACCGGTGGCCTGTTCGGCATCGGCGAGGCCCTTCTCGCCCCGCTGCGCGAGGACCTCGCCGAGCGGCGGCCGGGCGCGCGCGTGGTGCCCGCCGCCGGCGATCCGCTGGCGGGGGCGGTCCTGCTCGCCTCGGCGCACGCCGCCGGTGCACTCCGCCTGCCGCAGGAGCGGGGACTACTCCATCTCATCAGTTAA
- a CDS encoding FUSC family protein has protein sequence MFVAPDPGRVRLRVSSRAVLGVGLAVAAAELAGLSLTASLTGGLAALLALFTVGDPTVRRQLATTALLPAVGFPVLALATALHGVPPLRDASWLLVVFAGVYARRWGPRGHALGIFAFMMFFVTQFLHALPAQLPELYTAVTLALLAVGAVRFVVWRVERHVPPPAAPAPLSGSGLARPTTRQAFQATVACAVALAAGQLISHERWYWAVGTAWWIFVNTASRGETLVRGFRRVVGTVTGIAAGFLIALPLAGAPAPTAALVAVCVFGIFYTAPLSYSWMMFFVTVMAGLLYGLLGVLHPGLLLLRFEETAVGALGAAVGVALLPVTTHAATNAWIERAVTCVHACTTVAARRLAGDPDADPAPLAAELELLLGRAGISLAPLLHPLSPLRARKARARHVLTLLEDCAREIRGLSAVAADPEASHDARLAAASWRVEAAVHALVPPGRSGRPSVGERPGAPVPPHHPGAEAALGHLRGLERALVDLAAPLRTSPDAPLVRAA, from the coding sequence GTGTTCGTGGCCCCGGACCCGGGCCGGGTCCGGCTGCGCGTCTCCTCACGCGCCGTCCTCGGCGTCGGCCTCGCCGTCGCGGCGGCCGAACTCGCGGGGCTTTCGCTGACCGCCTCCCTCACAGGCGGGCTGGCCGCGCTGCTCGCGCTCTTCACCGTGGGAGACCCCACCGTCCGGCGCCAGCTGGCCACCACCGCCCTGCTGCCGGCGGTGGGCTTCCCCGTCCTCGCCCTCGCCACCGCGCTGCACGGTGTGCCTCCGCTGCGGGACGCCTCCTGGCTGCTCGTGGTCTTCGCCGGGGTGTACGCCCGCCGCTGGGGCCCGCGCGGTCACGCGCTCGGGATCTTCGCGTTCATGATGTTCTTCGTCACCCAGTTCCTGCACGCGCTGCCCGCGCAGCTGCCGGAGCTGTACACCGCGGTGACGCTCGCCCTGCTCGCCGTCGGCGCCGTCCGCTTCGTCGTCTGGCGCGTCGAGCGCCACGTCCCGCCGCCCGCCGCACCCGCCCCGCTGTCCGGTAGCGGCCTCGCCCGCCCCACCACCCGACAGGCGTTCCAGGCCACCGTCGCCTGCGCCGTCGCCCTGGCCGCCGGGCAGCTCATCTCCCATGAGCGCTGGTACTGGGCCGTCGGCACCGCCTGGTGGATCTTCGTCAACACCGCCTCGCGCGGCGAGACGCTGGTCCGCGGCTTCCGCCGGGTGGTCGGTACCGTCACCGGTATCGCCGCGGGCTTCCTGATCGCCCTGCCACTGGCGGGGGCACCCGCGCCGACGGCCGCGCTGGTCGCCGTCTGCGTCTTCGGCATCTTCTACACGGCTCCGCTGTCGTACAGCTGGATGATGTTCTTCGTCACCGTGATGGCGGGCCTCCTGTACGGCCTGCTGGGCGTGCTGCACCCCGGGCTGCTGCTGCTCCGTTTCGAGGAGACCGCGGTCGGCGCCCTCGGCGCCGCCGTCGGCGTCGCCCTGCTGCCTGTCACCACGCACGCGGCCACCAACGCCTGGATCGAGCGGGCCGTGACCTGCGTCCACGCGTGCACCACCGTCGCGGCCCGCCGGCTCGCGGGCGACCCGGACGCCGATCCGGCCCCGCTCGCCGCCGAACTGGAGCTGCTGCTCGGCCGGGCGGGGATCTCGCTCGCCCCGCTGCTGCACCCGCTCAGCCCGCTGCGCGCGCGGAAGGCCCGCGCCCGGCACGTCCTCACCCTGCTCGAGGACTGCGCCCGTGAGATCCGGGGCCTCTCGGCGGTCGCCGCCGACCCCGAGGCATCCCACGACGCCCGGCTCGCCGCGGCCTCCTGGCGGGTCGAGGCGGCCGTGCACGCCCTGGTGCCGCCGGGCCGCTCCGGACGCCCGTCCGTCGGCGAGCGCCCCGGCGCTCCCGTCCCGCCGCACCATCCCGGCGCGGAGGCCGCCCTCGGCCACCTCCGCGGCCTGGAGCGCGCCCTCGTCGACCTGGCGGCCCCGCTCCGCACCTCACCCGACGCCCCGCTGGTCCGCGCCGCCTGA
- a CDS encoding endo-beta-N-acetylglucosaminidase: MRRHLPLTPGRAAIAAALGLALLAPLPSAAAADPPRAPAPPSAAAPARGDQPHASYWHPDTLLDWDPGTDPDAPFNRSRVPLRTRVSDPALRANANARAGEGGITGLVSFGPTSDNPSQGSADPDYYAFGHWQYLDKLVFWGGSASEGLILAPNATVIDAAHRNGVKVYGTVFFPPTAYGGRIQWVRDFARRTGSTFPVADKLVEVARYYGFDGWFVNQETAGGDAALATDLRDEMRYARALGPVDFMWYDAMTESGAVSWQDALTSANDSFLQEGTRRTSDSMFLDFGWNAAGLDSSRTLARNLGRSEYELFAGIDTEANGYRTSVPWNAVFPPGRPHVTSLGIYRPEWTYTSSTDRADSHAREARFWDGPHGDPSDTTTASAWKGLAHYVAESSAVTAKPFVTSFGAGQGDFHHSAGVRVATGGWNNLSLQDVPPTYRWLVESDGTALHPSIDFTDAYEGGSSLRLTGRLDAVNTVRLYQTRLPVADDTRLSVVVRTPAAGPTRLSAALAFTDAPTTFTTLDLGSTTTSGWEPKTLDLSAFAGRTIAQIGLRASGSDASYDVRVGQIAVYDGAVDVTAAPTAFGVLGATDVSPTRKSLRLSWTAPAGPVHHYEVYRRDAGGRTFLGATPNDAYFVPGLDRVGTETSTTLEVEAVSAEYGRSPAATTSVGWSPATETNLALNRPATASGSCNSAETPDKAVNGSVSGGDADKWCTTTSAKWLEVDLGSVRALNRFVVRHAAAGGENDTWNTLDFTVKVRASAGEPWVTAASVTGNTAAVTTHPVSVTARFLRLEVTRPTQTTDPAARIYEWEAWGS; the protein is encoded by the coding sequence ATGAGACGACACCTTCCACTGACACCGGGACGGGCCGCGATCGCCGCCGCGCTCGGCCTCGCCCTCCTCGCCCCCTTGCCGAGCGCCGCGGCGGCGGACCCGCCGCGCGCCCCGGCGCCACCCTCCGCGGCGGCCCCGGCCCGCGGGGACCAGCCCCACGCCTCCTACTGGCACCCCGACACCCTCCTGGACTGGGACCCCGGCACCGACCCCGACGCACCGTTCAACCGCTCCCGGGTCCCCCTGCGGACCCGCGTCTCCGATCCCGCGCTCCGGGCCAACGCCAACGCCCGCGCCGGCGAAGGCGGGATCACCGGCCTGGTCTCCTTCGGCCCCACCTCGGACAACCCCTCACAGGGCTCGGCCGACCCGGACTACTACGCCTTCGGGCACTGGCAGTACCTCGACAAGCTGGTGTTCTGGGGCGGCTCCGCGAGCGAGGGCCTGATCCTCGCCCCGAACGCGACCGTCATCGACGCCGCCCACCGCAACGGCGTCAAGGTCTACGGCACGGTCTTCTTCCCGCCCACCGCCTACGGCGGCCGGATCCAGTGGGTCCGCGACTTCGCCCGGAGGACGGGCTCCACCTTCCCCGTCGCCGACAAACTCGTCGAAGTCGCCCGCTACTACGGCTTCGACGGCTGGTTCGTCAACCAGGAGACCGCCGGTGGCGACGCCGCCCTCGCCACCGACCTGCGCGACGAGATGCGCTACGCGCGCGCCCTCGGCCCCGTCGACTTCATGTGGTACGACGCGATGACCGAGTCCGGCGCGGTGAGCTGGCAGGACGCCCTGACGTCCGCCAACGACTCCTTCCTCCAGGAAGGGACACGGCGCACCTCCGACTCGATGTTCCTCGACTTCGGTTGGAACGCCGCCGGCCTGGACTCCTCGCGGACCCTCGCCAGGAACCTCGGCCGCAGTGAGTACGAACTGTTCGCCGGCATCGACACCGAGGCGAACGGATACCGGACCTCCGTCCCCTGGAACGCGGTCTTCCCTCCGGGACGGCCTCACGTCACCTCGCTCGGCATCTACCGTCCCGAGTGGACGTACACCTCCTCGACGGACCGCGCCGACTCCCATGCCCGCGAGGCGCGCTTCTGGGACGGCCCGCACGGCGATCCGTCGGACACCACGACCGCCTCGGCCTGGAAGGGGCTCGCGCACTACGTCGCCGAGTCGTCCGCCGTCACCGCCAAGCCCTTCGTCACGTCCTTCGGCGCCGGCCAGGGCGACTTCCACCACTCCGCCGGTGTCCGTGTCGCCACCGGGGGCTGGAACAACCTCTCGCTCCAGGACGTGCCCCCCACCTACCGGTGGCTGGTCGAGTCCGACGGGACCGCCCTGCACCCCTCGATCGACTTCACCGACGCCTACGAGGGCGGCTCCTCGCTACGCCTGACCGGCAGACTCGACGCCGTCAACACCGTGCGGCTCTACCAGACGCGGCTCCCCGTGGCCGACGACACCCGGCTGTCCGTGGTCGTGAGGACCCCGGCCGCCGGCCCCACCCGCCTCAGCGCCGCCCTCGCCTTCACCGACGCCCCCACCACCTTCACGACGCTGGACCTCGGCTCCACCACGACGTCCGGCTGGGAACCCAAGACCCTCGACCTCTCGGCGTTCGCCGGACGGACCATCGCCCAGATCGGCCTGCGGGCATCGGGTTCCGACGCCTCCTACGACGTGAGGGTCGGCCAGATCGCCGTGTACGACGGGGCTGTGGACGTCACGGCCGCGCCGACCGCGTTCGGCGTCCTCGGCGCGACCGACGTGAGCCCCACCCGCAAGTCCCTGCGGCTGTCCTGGACGGCGCCCGCGGGGCCCGTGCACCACTACGAGGTGTACCGGCGCGACGCCGGCGGCCGCACCTTCCTGGGCGCCACCCCGAACGACGCGTACTTCGTCCCGGGCCTGGACCGCGTCGGCACCGAGACCAGCACGACCCTCGAGGTCGAGGCCGTCTCCGCCGAGTACGGCCGTTCGCCCGCCGCCACCACCTCGGTCGGCTGGTCCCCGGCCACCGAGACCAACCTGGCGCTGAACCGCCCCGCCACCGCCTCCGGCAGCTGCAACAGCGCCGAGACCCCGGACAAGGCGGTCAACGGCTCCGTCTCGGGCGGCGACGCCGACAAGTGGTGTACGACGACGAGCGCCAAGTGGCTGGAGGTCGATCTCGGTTCCGTCCGGGCCCTGAACCGCTTCGTCGTCCGCCACGCCGCCGCCGGCGGCGAGAACGACACCTGGAACACCCTGGACTTCACGGTGAAGGTACGCGCCTCGGCCGGTGAGCCGTGGGTCACCGCGGCGTCCGTCACCGGCAACACCGCCGCCGTCACGACGCATCCGGTCAGCGTCACCGCGCGCTTCCTGCGTCTGGAGGTGACGAGACCGACCCAGACCACCGACCCGGCCGCCCGGATCTACGAGTGGGAGGCGTGGGGGTCCTGA